A single genomic interval of Helianthus annuus cultivar XRQ/B chromosome 6, HanXRQr2.0-SUNRISE, whole genome shotgun sequence harbors:
- the LOC110865371 gene encoding nascent polypeptide-associated complex subunit alpha, muscle-specific form isoform X2, with the protein MGKLEEQPVPADVTQPQPPVRVADTCSCCCVRVSRLFRFRCVFVLILGVSVLLSAVFWLPPFFSDRDHEDLDLDSHFKGHDIVATFMVQKPLSLLQDDLPQLGGDIFDELRVPTTKVVIIKAETTDSPNATKVIFGVDPDEHNSKISSYAKSLVRDSFVSLVLQQSPLRLTESLFGEPSSFEVLKFVGGITVTPDQSAYPLQKVQIRFNFTLNFSIQQILDHFVELTSQLKSGLHLGPYENLHVSLTNAKGSTIAHQTTVQSSVVLAIGTPSTARSKQLAQTIKGSPTKNLGLNNTQFGRVKQISLSSYFNGSSGGGRAPAPSPAPLPHPPQQPNRNHHHHHHHDKQLPPAKPPSIAPPPVPAPAPHKFHAKPPDCHSGYNRKKRNTNKHPPLYPPVSQPALPPHTPPPPLRRTAPRPPRSPPPPPRLLPPPPPPPLSPPPPSYRPPPPPLKLPPPSPPPPSLKLPPASPPPPRLIPPPPPPVPDMIPASSPLPNVVFAHTHPPSKSESDADPPDTTPSGSFLQPSSAGAACAGVSLRAIPTFVAVMILKNIIPFN; encoded by the exons ATGGGGAAGCTGGAAGAACAGCCTGTACCTGCTGACGTCACTCAACCGCAACCGCCTGTTCGTGTTGCAGACACTTGTAGCTGTTGTTGTGTTAGGGTTTCGCGTTTGTTTCGGTTTCGATGTGTGTTTGTTTTGATACTTGGAGTGTCGGTGTTGCTCTCTGCTGTTTTCTGGTTGCCGCCGTTTTTTAGTGATCGAGATCACGAGGATCTGGATCTGGATTCGCATTTTAAAG GTCATGATATAGTAGCAACTTTCATGGTCCAGAAGCCGTTGTCTTTACTGCAAGATGATCTTCCACAGCTTGGGGGTGATATATTTGATGAATTAAGAGTTCCCACTACAAAG GTTGTAATCATAAAAGCGGAAACAACCGACAGTCCAAATGCAACCAAGGTTATCTTTGGTGTAGATCCCGATGAACACAATTCTAAGATTTCGTCATATGCTAAAAGTTTAGTGAGAGATTCTTTTGTATCTCTTGTTCTACAACAGTCCCCTCTACGTTTGACCGAGTCTCTGTTTGGGGAACCGTCTTCTTTCGAGGTACTGAAATTTGTTGGAGGAATAACTGTCACTCCTGACCAGAGCGCGTATCCACTGCAAAAGGTTCAAATTCGGTTCAACTTTACATTGAACTTTTCTATTCAACAAATACTTGACCACTTTGTTGAGTTGACTAGTCAACTCAAGTCAGGTCTGCATCTTGGTCCATATGAG AACCTACATGTTAGCTTGACAAACGCAAAAGGTTCAACAATAGCTCACCAAACAACCGTGCAGTCATCAGTTGTTCTGGCCATTGGGACTCCATCAACAGCAAGGTCCAAGCAGTTGGCTCAGACCATCAAGGGTTCACCAACAAAAAACCTTGGCCTAAATAACACTCAGTTCGGGCGGGTCAAACAAATTAGTCTTTCGTCTTATTTTAACGGTTCTAGTGGTGGCGGCCGTGCCCCGGCACCTTCTCCAGCTCCATTACCTCACCCTCCCCAACAACCCAACCgtaaccaccatcaccaccaccatcatgaTAAACAACTTCCGCCTGCAAAACCACCTTCCATTGCACCTCCACCTGTCCCCGCCCCTGCGCCTCATAAGTTTCACGCAAAGCCGCCAGACTGTCACTCTGGCTACAACAGGAAGAAGAGGAATACCAACAAGCATCCTCCTTTATATCCTCCTGTATCTCAGCCGGCCCTTCCACCACACACCCCTCCCCCACCACTACGGAGGACAGCACCACGGCCACCACGATCTCCGCCACCACCGCCCCGactactaccaccaccaccaccaccgccattgTCACCGCCACCACCATCATATAGGCCGCCACCGCCACCATTAAAGCTGCCGCCACCATCACCGCCACCGCCATCATTAAAGCTGCCGCCAGCATCACCACCACCGCCACGACttataccaccaccaccaccacctgtacCTGATATGATCCCTGCATCAAGCCCATTGCCCAATGTAGTTTTTGCGCACACTCATCCACCATCAAAAAGTGAGTCTGATGCAGACCCACCTGACACAACGCCGTCAGGTTCATTTTTGCAACCTTCAT CTGCAGGTGCAGCATGTGCAGGAGTGAGTTTGAGGGCAATTCCCACGTTTGTAGCTGTCATGATATTAAAAAACATAATTCCTTTCAACTGA
- the LOC110865371 gene encoding protein transport protein SEC31 isoform X1: MGKLEEQPVPADVTQPQPPVRVADTCSCCCVRVSRLFRFRCVFVLILGVSVLLSAVFWLPPFFSDRDHEDLDLDSHFKGHDIVATFMVQKPLSLLQDDLPQLGGDIFDELRVPTTKVVIIKAETTDSPNATKVIFGVDPDEHNSKISSYAKSLVRDSFVSLVLQQSPLRLTESLFGEPSSFEVLKFVGGITVTPDQSAYPLQKVQIRFNFTLNFSIQQILDHFVELTSQLKSGLHLGPYENLHVSLTNAKGSTIAHQTTVQSSVVLAIGTPSTARSKQLAQTIKGSPTKNLGLNNTQFGRVKQISLSSYFNGSSGGGRAPAPSPAPLPHPPQQPNRNHHHHHHHDKQLPPAKPPSIAPPPVPAPAPHKFHAKPPDCHSGYNRKKRNTNKHPPLYPPVSQPALPPHTPPPPLRRTAPRPPRSPPPPPRLLPPPPPPPLSPPPPSYRPPPPPLKLPPPSPPPPSLKLPPASPPPPRLIPPPPPPVPDMIPASSPLPNVVFAHTHPPSKSESDADPPDTTPSGSFLQPSSAAGAACAGVSLRAIPTFVAVMILKNIIPFN; encoded by the exons ATGGGGAAGCTGGAAGAACAGCCTGTACCTGCTGACGTCACTCAACCGCAACCGCCTGTTCGTGTTGCAGACACTTGTAGCTGTTGTTGTGTTAGGGTTTCGCGTTTGTTTCGGTTTCGATGTGTGTTTGTTTTGATACTTGGAGTGTCGGTGTTGCTCTCTGCTGTTTTCTGGTTGCCGCCGTTTTTTAGTGATCGAGATCACGAGGATCTGGATCTGGATTCGCATTTTAAAG GTCATGATATAGTAGCAACTTTCATGGTCCAGAAGCCGTTGTCTTTACTGCAAGATGATCTTCCACAGCTTGGGGGTGATATATTTGATGAATTAAGAGTTCCCACTACAAAG GTTGTAATCATAAAAGCGGAAACAACCGACAGTCCAAATGCAACCAAGGTTATCTTTGGTGTAGATCCCGATGAACACAATTCTAAGATTTCGTCATATGCTAAAAGTTTAGTGAGAGATTCTTTTGTATCTCTTGTTCTACAACAGTCCCCTCTACGTTTGACCGAGTCTCTGTTTGGGGAACCGTCTTCTTTCGAGGTACTGAAATTTGTTGGAGGAATAACTGTCACTCCTGACCAGAGCGCGTATCCACTGCAAAAGGTTCAAATTCGGTTCAACTTTACATTGAACTTTTCTATTCAACAAATACTTGACCACTTTGTTGAGTTGACTAGTCAACTCAAGTCAGGTCTGCATCTTGGTCCATATGAG AACCTACATGTTAGCTTGACAAACGCAAAAGGTTCAACAATAGCTCACCAAACAACCGTGCAGTCATCAGTTGTTCTGGCCATTGGGACTCCATCAACAGCAAGGTCCAAGCAGTTGGCTCAGACCATCAAGGGTTCACCAACAAAAAACCTTGGCCTAAATAACACTCAGTTCGGGCGGGTCAAACAAATTAGTCTTTCGTCTTATTTTAACGGTTCTAGTGGTGGCGGCCGTGCCCCGGCACCTTCTCCAGCTCCATTACCTCACCCTCCCCAACAACCCAACCgtaaccaccatcaccaccaccatcatgaTAAACAACTTCCGCCTGCAAAACCACCTTCCATTGCACCTCCACCTGTCCCCGCCCCTGCGCCTCATAAGTTTCACGCAAAGCCGCCAGACTGTCACTCTGGCTACAACAGGAAGAAGAGGAATACCAACAAGCATCCTCCTTTATATCCTCCTGTATCTCAGCCGGCCCTTCCACCACACACCCCTCCCCCACCACTACGGAGGACAGCACCACGGCCACCACGATCTCCGCCACCACCGCCCCGactactaccaccaccaccaccaccgccattgTCACCGCCACCACCATCATATAGGCCGCCACCGCCACCATTAAAGCTGCCGCCACCATCACCGCCACCGCCATCATTAAAGCTGCCGCCAGCATCACCACCACCGCCACGACttataccaccaccaccaccacctgtacCTGATATGATCCCTGCATCAAGCCCATTGCCCAATGTAGTTTTTGCGCACACTCATCCACCATCAAAAAGTGAGTCTGATGCAGACCCACCTGACACAACGCCGTCAGGTTCATTTTTGCAACCTTCAT CAGCTGCAGGTGCAGCATGTGCAGGAGTGAGTTTGAGGGCAATTCCCACGTTTGTAGCTGTCATGATATTAAAAAACATAATTCCTTTCAACTGA